The proteins below come from a single Vitis vinifera cultivar Pinot Noir 40024 chromosome 9, ASM3070453v1 genomic window:
- the LOC100248092 gene encoding protein TOPLESS has translation MSSLSRELVFLILQFLDEEKFKETVHKLEQESGFFFNMKYFEDEVHSGNWDEVEKYLSGFTKVDDNRYSMKIFFEIRKQKYLEALDKHDRSKAVEILVKDLKVFATFNEELFKEITQLLTLENFRENEQLSKYGDTKSARAIMLVELKKLIEANPLFRDKLQFPHLKNSRLRTLINQSLNWQHQLCKNPRPNPDIKTLFVDHTCGQPNGARAPSPANNPLLGSLPKAGGFPPLGAHGPFQPTPAPVPTPLWMSNPSTVTHPAVSGGPIGLGAPSIPAALKHPRTPPTNPSVDYPSGDSEHVAKRGRPMGISDEVNLPVNVLPVTFPGHGHSQAFNAPDDLPKTLVRNLTQGSSPMSMDFHPVQQTLLLVGTNVGDIGLWEVGSKQKLVSRNFKVWDIGACSVPLQAALAKDPGVSVNRIIWSPDGSLFGVAYSRHIVQIYSYHGGDDVRQHLEIDAHAGGVNDLAFSHPNKQLCVITCGDDKTIKVWDATNGTKQYTFEGHEDAVYSVCPHYKENIQFIFSTALDGKIKAWLYDNLGSRVDYDAPGRWCTTMAYSADGTRLFSCGTSKDGDSYIVEWNESEGAVKRTYQGFRKRSLGVVQFDTTKNRFLAAGDDFSIKFWDMDNIQLLTILDAEGGLPGLPASPRIRFNKDGTLLAVSANENSIKILANSDGLRLLRTFDNLSYDASRASESVTKPAINSISAAAAAAAATSAGLADRGASVVAIAGMNGDARNMGDVKPRLAEETNDKSKIWKLTEINETSQCRSLRLQENLRITKISRLIYTNSGNAILALASNAIHFLWKWQRNDRNSSGKATATVSPQLWQPTSGILMTNDVADTNPEEAVPCFALSKNDSYVMSASGGKISLFNMMTFKTMTTFMPPPPAATFLAFHPQDNNIIAIGMDDSTIQIYNVRVDEVKSKLKGHSKRITGLAFSHVLNVLVSSGADAQLCVWSSDGWEKQKSRFLQVPAGRTSTGQSDTRVQFHQDQTHFLVVHETQLAIYEATKLDCVKQWVQREAAAPISHATFSCDSLLVYASFLDATVCVFSAANLRLRCRINPTAYLPASVSNSNVHPLVIAAHPQEPNQFALGLSDGGVCVFEPLESEGKWGVPPPVENGSASSVPATPSVGPSGSDQPQR, from the exons ATGTCGTCTCTCAGTAGAGAGCTTGTGTTCTTGATCTTACAATTTCTTGATGAGGAGAAGTTTAAAGAGACTGTTCACAA gctTGAACAGGAATCTGGGTTTTTCTTTAACATGAAGTATTTTGAGGATGAGGTACATAGTGGGAATTGGGATGAGGTTGAGAAGTACCTCTCTGGTTTTACGAAGGTGGATGATAATCGGTATTCAATGAAAATCTTTTTCGAAATTAGGAAGCAGAAGTATCTTGAGGCATTGGACAA GCATGATCGGTCCAAGGCGGTAGAAATATTGGTAAAGGATCTAAAAGTTTTTGCAACATTTAATGAGGAGCTCTTCAAGGAAATCACACAACTCTTGACATTGGAGAATTTTAG GGAAAATGAACAACTCTCTAAGTATGGGGATACAAAGTCTGCTAGAGCAATTATGTTGGTTGAGCTCAAAAAGCTTATCGAAGCAAATCCCTTATTCCGTGACAAGTTGCAGTTTCCTCACCTCAAAAATTCACGGTTACGGACTCTTATTAACCAAAG CTTGAATTGGCAACATCAACTCTGTAAAAATCCAAGGCCAAATCCAGatataaaaactctttttgTAGACCATACATGTGGACAACCAAATGGTGCACGGGCACCATCACCCGCAAACAATCCCTTGCTAGGATCCCTACCAAAAGCTGGAGGTTTTCCTCCTCTGGGTGCTCATGGG CCTTTTCAACCTACACCAGCACCTGTTCCTACTCCGCTTTGGATGTCCAATCCTTCTACTGTAACTCATCCAGCAGTTTCTGGAGGCCCTATTGGACTTGGTGCTCCATCAATCCCTG CTGCTTTGAAGCATCCTAGGACTCCTCCAACTAACCCTTCTGTGGACTACCCATCAGGGGATTCTGAGCATGTTGCCAAAAGAGGAAGACCTATGGGAATTTCTGATGAG GTGAATCTACCTGTTAATGTGTTGCCAGTGACATTCCCAGGGCATGGTCATAGTCAAGCTTTTAATGCGCCTGATGATTTGCCCAAGACTCTAGTACGGAATCTGACTCAGGGGTCATCTCCGATGAGCATGGATTTTCATCCCGTACAACAGACTCTGCTTTTAG TTGGTACCAATGTTGGGGACATAGGGTTGTGGGAAGTTGGTTCTAAGCAAAAATTGGTTTCAAGGAACTTCAAAGTATGGGATATTGGTGCATGTTCAGTGCCTCTTCAG GCAGCACTAGCTAAAGATCCAGGTGTCTCTGTTAACCGCATAATCTGGAGCCCGGATGGTTCTTTGTTTG GAGTTGCATACTCTAGGCACATTGTGCAAATATATTCTTATCATGGTGGTGATGATGTACGGCAGCATCTGGAG attgATGCTCATGCTGGTGGAGTAAATGATCTGGCATTCTCTCATCCAAATAAGCAACTTTGCGTTATAACCTGTGGTGATGACAAGACCATCAAG GTGTGGGATGCCACTAATGGAACTAAACAGTATACTTTTGAAGGCCATGAGGATGCAGTTTATTCTGTCTGCCCCCACTATAAGGAGAATATTCAG TTTATCTTTTCAACAGCACTTGATGGGAAGATAAAAGCATGGTTATATGATAACTTGGGATCTCGAGTTGATTATGATGCTCCAGGTCGCTGGTGCACAACAATGGCTTACAGTGCAGATGGTACAAG GCTCTTTTCATGTGGAACAAGTAAGGATGGGGATTCATATATCGTTGAATGGAATGAAAGTGAAGGGGCAGTTAAAAGGACCTACCAAGGGTTCAGGAAACGTTCTTTGGGTGTTGTGCAATTTGATACAACTAAAAATCGGTTTTTGGCTGCTGGCGATGATTTCTCTATTAAATTTTGGGATATGGACAACATTCAACTTCTAACAATCCTTGATGCGGAAGGAGGGCTTCCAGGGCTTCCT GCAAGCCCACGCATTCGCTTCAACAAGGACGGCACTCTCTTGGCTGTTTCTGCTAATGAGAATTCGATTAAAATCTTGGCTAATTCTGATGGTCTTAGATTGTTGCGCACATTTGACAATCTTTCTTATGATGCTTCAAGAGCATCTGAATCTGTGACAAAG CCTGccataaattcaatttcagctgctgctgctgctgctgctgctactAGTGCTGGACTAGCAGACAGAGGTGCATCTGTGGTTGCTATTGCTGGAATG AATGGGGACGCCAGAAACATGGGGGATGTGAAACCCAGATTAGCTGAAGAAACAAATGACAAATCAAAGATTTGGAAGCTCACTGAAATCAATGAAACGTCGCAGTGTCGGTCATTGAGGCTTCAAGAAAACTTGAGAATAACAAAG ATATCAAGGTTGATCTATACAAATTCCGGTAATGCTATTCTGGCATTAGCATCAAATGCCATTCATTTTCTTTGGAAGTGGCAGCGCAATGATCGTAATTCGAGTGGCAAG GCAACTGCCACTGTTTCACCTCAATTATGGCAACCAACAAGTGGCATTCTAATGACCAATGATGTTGCTGACACTAATCCTGAAGAGGCTGTTCCCTGCTTTGCTTTGTCTAAGAATGATTCTTATGTAATGTCAGCTTCAGGAGGGAAGATTTCCCTTTTCAATATGATGACATTTAAg ACAATGACTACTTTCATGCCTCCACCACCTGCAGCAACATTTCTTGCTTTCCATCCTCAAGATAACAATATTATTGCTATCGGGATGGATGATTCTACAATCCAGATATATAACGTCCGCGTAGATGAG GTTAAAAGCAAGCTTAAAGGCCACTCTAAGAGAATAACTGGCCTTGCCTTCTCTCATGTTCTTAATGTGCTAGTTTCGTCTGGAGCAGATGCTcag CTTTGTGTGTGGAGCTCTGATGGATGGGAAAAGCAGAAGTCGAGATTCTTACAGGTTCCAGCTGGAAGGACATCAACAGGACAATCAGATACCCGTGTTCAGTTTCATCAGGACCAGACACATTTCCTGGTTGTTCATGAGACTCAGCTTGCCATTTACGAAGCAACAAAACTAGATTGTGTAAAGCAG TGGGTTCAACGTGAAGCTGCTGCTCCAATATCCCATGCAACCTTCTCATGTGATAGCCTCCTAGTATATGCCAGTTTCTTAGATGCAACTGTCTGTGTATTCAGTGCTGCAAATCTCAGGCTACGATGTCGTATTAATCCTACTGCTTACCTTCCTGCCAGTGTCAG CAATTCTAATGTACACCCCCTTGTGATTGCGGCACATCCACAAGAGCCAAATCAGTTTGCATTGGGATTATCTGATGGTGGAGTGTGTGTTTTTGAGCCCCTTGAATCCGAAGGCAAATGGGGTGTGCCACCACCTGTTGAGAATGGATCAGCTAGTAGTGTGCCAGCTACACCTTCAGTTGGACCTTCAGGTTCAGATCAACCCCAAAGATGA